In Marinobacter salinisoli, the DNA window GTTTCGTCGTTTACCAGCGCCGGTCTTAAGCCTTGCGTGGCGGGCGCTTGCCTGCCGGCTTGCCGCCCTTGCCGACAGACTTTCCGCGGCCTCCGTCGCGGCCCTGACCTTTCGGTCCGCCTTTCTTGAAGCCACCCTTGCGGCGATCGCCGCCCGGGCGGCCGCCTTTGCTATCCCGGCGGGGAGGCTTATTGGAGACCACCGGCAGTGCTTCGGGCTGCTCCAGCGGGAGTGATCCGGGCTGGGCCGCTTCCATCCAGCACGCCAGTGCACCGGCGACCATGGCCATATCCATGTCGTTTCGCTCAGCGATGTCGTCGAGCAGGGCGATGGCCTTGGCCAGTTTTTTGTCGTCGCTGAATGCCAGCAGTTGCGTTTCGAACTGCTGCTCCCGCATCTCCAGGAGCTCTTTCGGCGAGGGCAGTTCGTATCCCTGCATGGGCGAATTGGTGGCCCGCTCCAGGGTTCGCAGCCAGCTGCGTTCTCTCGGCGTCACCAGAAGAATGGCTTTACCGGTGCGGCCGGCGCGACCGGTGCGTCCGACCCGGTGAATATAGGCCTCGGTATCGTACGGTACGTCGTAATTGATGACGTGGGTAATCCGGGGTACATCGAGCCCGCGCGCGGCCACGTCGGTGGCGATGATAATGTCTTTCTTGCCGCGCTTGAGATCTTCAACCGTCTGTTCACGCTGACGCTGGTTCAGGTCACCATTGAGCGGTGCGACGGCATGGCCCCGAGCCGACAGCTTTTCGGCCAGCAGGGTGGTCTCAGCCTTGGTGCGAACAAAAATAATGGACGCATCGAACGGTTCGATTTCCAGAATCCGGGTGAGAGCATCCAGTTTACGCTCGGCATAGACGGGCAGAACAAACTGCGCGATGCGCTCCACCGTGCGGGTTGCGCTTTCGATTTTCACTTCAGTGGCATTTTGCAGGTAGGTCTGCGCCACTTTCTTGATCTGCGGCGGCATGGTGGCCGAGAACAGCGCGCGCTGGCAGTCGTCCGGCGTCTTGGCGAGAATGGCTTCTACGTCATCAATGAATCCCATCCGAAGCATTTCGTCTGCTTCATCCAGCACCAGCGCCTTCAGGTTGTTCAGCTTCAGTGTGCCTTTACGCAGATGATCCAGCATCCGGCCGGGGGTGCCCACAATGACCTGGGCGCCGCGCTTCAGGCCGCGGATCTGAGGCTGGAAATCCTGGCCGCCGTAGATCGGCAACACATGGAAATGGCGGAATTTGCTCGCGTAGGTGGTGAACGCTTCCGCTACTTGGATTGCCAGTTCCCGTGTCGGGGCAAGTACCAGCAATTGGGGCTCACGGCTCGAGGCATCAATGCGGCTGAGCAGCGGCAGGGCAAAGGCGGCGGTTTTTCCGGTGCCGGTCTGGGCAACGCCCAGCAGGTGGTTGCCGGCAAGCAGTGCTGGAATGGCTTGAGCCTGAATGGGCGACGGTTTTTCATAGCCCACTTCGGTTACGGCTTCAAGCACCGCCGGGTCAAGGCCCAGCTCGGCAAAGGAGATATCTGACATTTATTCACTCGGAATTCAGGAGGGTAACGCATTGTCGGGCAATGCATGGCGTGAACGGAGTATAGTCGGTTTGGCGCTTGTTTGATATGAGGCCTTGCCAGAGCGCTGTAGGTAGTTGCCGGTGGCCGGGCATTGCTTTTAACCGTCGTCTGAGGCAGTCTCTGAGCTTTTCAGTAGGTTGCTAACAGGAAATTACGATGACGTTCGATCAGCTGCTTGCGGCTATTCGCTCAGACAACGAACTGGTGCTTCCCCAGAGCTGGGGCCAGGGGCGGGCAACGTTCGGTGGTCTGGTGGCGGCCCTGACATTTGAGCGCATGGCGGCGCTGGTGCCAGAAGAACGAGCCATGCGGTCTTTGCAAACGTCTTTCGTCGGCCCCGTGGAGCCGGGTGTTCCGGCACGCTTTGAGTCCGAGCTGCTCAGGGAAGGTCGCGCAGTGACACAGGTTCAGGGGCGGATT includes these proteins:
- a CDS encoding DEAD/DEAH box helicase; this encodes MSDISFAELGLDPAVLEAVTEVGYEKPSPIQAQAIPALLAGNHLLGVAQTGTGKTAAFALPLLSRIDASSREPQLLVLAPTRELAIQVAEAFTTYASKFRHFHVLPIYGGQDFQPQIRGLKRGAQVIVGTPGRMLDHLRKGTLKLNNLKALVLDEADEMLRMGFIDDVEAILAKTPDDCQRALFSATMPPQIKKVAQTYLQNATEVKIESATRTVERIAQFVLPVYAERKLDALTRILEIEPFDASIIFVRTKAETTLLAEKLSARGHAVAPLNGDLNQRQREQTVEDLKRGKKDIIIATDVAARGLDVPRITHVINYDVPYDTEAYIHRVGRTGRAGRTGKAILLVTPRERSWLRTLERATNSPMQGYELPSPKELLEMREQQFETQLLAFSDDKKLAKAIALLDDIAERNDMDMAMVAGALACWMEAAQPGSLPLEQPEALPVVSNKPPRRDSKGGRPGGDRRKGGFKKGGPKGQGRDGGRGKSVGKGGKPAGKRPPRKA